The nucleotide sequence TCATTATATGCTTATCCTTCTGACTTTCTTGTCATTTTGCAACAGCAACTGAAGCTAGTCATGGATTCAATTATCTGGGCATTTAGACATACCGAGAGAAATATTGCTGAAACTGGGCTTAATCTTTTGCTTGAGATGCTGAAAAATTTTCAGGTTTGGtgtttattttccttcttttagTTCTGTGTTTGTGGCATATGTTATGCCTGCTCTAATATTTGCCTCTGATTGTGACAGCAATCCGAGTTTTGCATTCAGTTCTACCGGTCATACTTCATGCAAATCGAGCAAGAAATTTTTGCCGTTTTGACCGATACCTTCCATAAGCCTGGCTTCAAGCTGCATGTGTTGGTGCTGCAGCATCTGTTTTGCCTGGTAAAACCATCTCTTCTTTAATTGTATCTTACTTGATAACTTAAGTAATTGTTTGCTTGGGAATGGGTAGTTCTATGCACTCAGATGTTCGTTGATAATATATTTCAGGCTGAGAGCGGTTCTTTGACGGAACCTTTGTGGGATGCTGCAACCGTACCTTACCCGTATCCTGACAACGCTGCTTTTGTTCGTGAATACACCATTAAGCTACTGAGCTCTTCATTCCCCAACATGACTACAGCAGaggtaaataaaaactaaaaccagaAGTTGATTTTACAGTTGTTCTTCTTGATTCCTCTTCCCAAATCTGTATAGTTGAATGTCAATAAATGTACTTTACAGGTCACACAATTTGTGAATGGACTTTACGAGTCAAGAAATGACCCGTCTGGTTTTAAGAATAATATTCGTGATTTCCTTGTCCAGTCTAAGGAATTTTCCGCTCAGGTAATTTTATATTGTCTTCTGCAAAGCCATTCAAATTGGTTTAAAGAACTCAAAACCGATAAGCTTAAGTCAATTTGTTGAATATTAATCTCAGGATAACAAAGATCTATATGCTGAGGAAGCAGCTgcgcagagagagagagagcgtcaAAGAATGCTTTCGATTCCTGGGCTCATTGCTCCTAATGAGATTCAAGACGAGATGGTGGACTCGTAAAATTAAGAAAGGctatacaagaagaagaagaagatgcttcCTGAGTTCAATGGACtggatattttttgtaatagtAGGTTTTGAAAACAGAAAAGAGTTGAGGAGAGATTATTTTCCCCGACTGTATCTCTGCTGCTGCCTTTTTTCGAAGCCTTTACTCAATTCGATTTTGAGGATTGGAAAAGCTAAGAAAACAGAGATCTTTGGGGGGGATAAATTAGTCTTTGTTTGGATAATTAATTGGGTTAAATGTAGATTTTAAACATTTAGTTATTCTCTAGTTATCATATGATTGGCTCCTTTTTGCTTTGCTTTAAATATTAGACCTTTTTCGGGTTTGTTACTATTACTCGGTGATTCGTGTTTTGGGTGCAAGATATTTGTTAACTCTATATCTTTGAGTGGGTTTTAATTTGTAAGATAATATTAGCTTGCTCGTTGAAAAACTTCCAGTCTTCCACTATAAAGTGCACTGAGATTATCATAATACATATTCTAAGAGGAAGACAACCATGGAAAACTTCACATTCTTCACTTCTTTAACTACGATCTTGTTGGCATGAAATTGTAActgtgataattttatttttcgaaACTCgatataaatttaaatgtttacAACTGCATCCAACAATCCTCTGAAATTTTTAGAGGAGCTTCCTTTCGAAGAGACAGCTTCGTGTGCTAGTtctttaagcttcttagcattgCGTTTCATCTTCTTAGCATCATCTTGAACCAAAACACGATCCAAACACTTCTCAAACCCATCTTTTGTGAAGACTCCATTGGTAATCGTCATTCCAATCTCCCACACAACCTCCACTGCTCTCCCGTTCAATCTCTGATCACCAAAGAAGGGCCTGCAAATCATGGGAACACCTCCCGACACACTCTCCAACAccgagttccatccacaatgcGTCACAAACACACCCGTCGCCTCGTGTTTCAGTAGTTCCGCTTGTGGAGCCCATGGAACAACGATCCCTTGCTCTCTCGTCCGATCCAAAAACCCTTTAGGTAAATGAACCATGCTCTTAAGCGACCAAACAAACGGCACTTTACTCGACTCCAATCCTTCTGCTATCGCCGCAAGCTCTCCTGGAGGCGGTGTCATCACCGTACCAAAGCTAATGTACGCTACAGAACCAGGGGGTCGCTTCTCCATCCAAGCCAAACAACCGTGAGGATCGTTCACTAATGCCTCCTTTTGCGGTGTAGAAGATAACAACGCGAGAGGACCGATGTTCAGGTAACGTTTGAATTCCGAACTAAGTTTATCCGTAAACGTAGGATCCAATTCTTCAAAAGAATTGATGAAAACCGCAGTGGCACGAGGCAAAGCACGACCCATTTGGTGCAACATGTTAGAGAAAACAGAGTCTAAGTTCCCAAACAAGACTCCTTCTTGCGTATCTTTGACTCTGATCTTCTCCATTCCTGAAATAAACCCTAACGTCTCCTCCATACGTCCACCTACTTCTGTAAATTAATCAGTAATATCAAATCATTAccacaaaaatacatataatgTCTCCAAGATCACATTTTTGTCTtatcctctgtttcctcttttAGCTAAGTTTCCTTTAATcgcatatttatttatttatgagattaaggacaaatatttttttgtatttgtatatatgttacCTTTGACGCCGATGGTTTCTCTGATGAGATCTGTGTAGAGATGAGCGGTGAGGGAGTTAGCTCCGGCGGTCCAAAACGCGACCCACGACGCATTCATCTCCGTCGCCATATCAGCCGCGAACCAGAAAAACGCATCAGTCAGCATGCAATTCACTTTCCTACCAACCTCCTTCTCCGCCGCGGCGATCTCTCTCTTGAAACTCTCCGGCGCCGATTTTACGAACAGCTCGATCGCCTCCTGTGGTTTCCCGGCGAACACGTATCCTTCCGGAACACCGTCGGGAACGTCGTGGACTTGAATGTTCGCCGGACGATCGGAGAACAACGAGGAGTTAGATTGAGCGGTGCTGAAGAAGGAAAAGACGGTGGAGGGAGAGGCGGAGGCGAGACGGCGAGTGACGGAGAGGAGAGGAGCGGCGTGAGTGCCGAAGGGGAAAGCGAGAACTGCCACGTGAGAGTCGCTTGTTGGCTCGGAGGAAATGGCCATGGTGACTTGAGTTAGTAGTAGTACGCTCAAGAAGAGGCAAAGGCTGAAGAGAGTGATTAAATAGAGAGAAACACGAGAATGGTTGGGGATGAGCCACCGAGCAAGTATAAAGCTCGTGACCCCTGGTGGTTGGTACTAGTAGTATTAGTTTAGTACGTACCTCTCTTTTcttaactaaattaaattaattatgttgATCAATAAAAAGAAGTAACCCGATTATATCATGTTTATTTCACTTTTTCCGCAAAAATTAATTGCAAAatgtatcctactatattaattggaaattacaaatatgaaacaaaccttaaaatgtgtaaaaattacatttaattgtcattagaaaaacttaattaagattaattaattcattaaataaatataattaattaaaaaacgaaaattggggatacattaaattaaaaaaatatgtagaaaaattaaaagaaaatctattagaatcaaaactaattcgtattttaaaaaaaattaacagttaagattttaaaaatctaatcgaataaaatctacaactacaaattttatcctactataaaaattgggaagtacaaatatgaaactaatcttacaatgtgtaaaaattacattcaattgccattaagaaaatttaattaagattaattaaattaataaataaatattattaattaaaaattgaaaatcaaagacacatcaaataaaataaattatagaaaagtaaaatatattagaaccaaaactaatttgtagtttaaaaaaaattaacaggtgagattttaaaaatcaaatcgaataaaatatataactacaaattttatccaAAACATTTTCCACCACAGGTTAAAATTATTACAGACAAGAAAAGGAAgtcacagaaaaaaaacaatgaatgttgttttcaaagtttttcaGAACTTttactagctatatttagtCACTCTTTTTTACATATTAGTAAAGATTGCGTTTAATTgacaaaagtttaaacaattttattcattacatgcaaatgttttattgacaagttttcaataaacatttttaaaatacaaaaattataatataagcaaaccaaatttttaataacaaactATTACAAAtgacataataacaaaataaattattacaaacttttatcaaaaaaaaaagttatgccCGTGATTCTCCGCGGGTTAATAAAACATTGTAACTGAAGATATTAGAGTCGTTTTGTcgaaaaaggatatttttgcATTTGTGACATTTGTTCTGTACGATATCTATATTTGTTCCTTTGTAACTGaagatatgtttgattttataaaaataatcttacaTACAGTATATGAAATGATACACTTAATTCgtggttttcttttttccttgctatatactatattttaacattattatatgtATCAAATTAAGAAATGAAATGTTGGTACGTTTTGGGGGTGACGgttgtataaatttattttatagtagGAAGACTATTATAAGCAGTGTGGCCAGCCCTAAGCCACACCTTCCCGAACGGGGGCTAAAAATAAATGGTAGCCTTTAATTATAGAAAGAGGAAACATTTGCTACTGTACCAACACATCCCGATTCGGAACCGTCGTGGCTGTGgtaaaaaaaagtcaatcaGTGCATAGAGACCGTTAACGTATAGATGGCCATTTTGGAATCTAGACAGAGGATTGATTGTATTGTATAAGCTACATGCTGATAGAAACCTTCTGGTTCTGGAGTTGTCTTAGTTAATTAATGGTACAATTATaacgaaaatatatttatgtgtttACGTACCTTTGAATATGAGAATGGGAccacaagaagaagacataataaaatacaaattggTAACTAGAGtgactctttttgtttttggtaggTAGAATTTGTGGTTCATACGAGTTCTGTTCTGTCATAAAGGCAGATCTGTATCAGTATATGTCTCATACGTTGGAATATTCAAGTCTTATGGATCTTATTTTCTAGTAGTTTTGTGTGACTAACATGAGGATGTTAActcctaccaaaagaaaaaaaaaacattgaggATTTTAACCAAAATGCATTTAAGAGAGTTAACATCCATAAATGTTTTATGCTGAAAACATTTTCCCAATATTGGAGTCAAAATTATTAACGATTTAAATATAGATAAATACAACATATCATTTAATCTGATATTATGCTATTTTATCCTTTActaacatattatttttgtttggcaaCATTAATCCACTAACTAACTAATATTACTGTTTTTTCTCATGACATAATTTTGATGTATAGTGcctatttataaaaaaaaaaaaaaaaaaaaaactcacaataTGAGCTGGGCCGCAAAGCCCATAATGATTACGAAAATTTCATTATTTgatattagaattattatattataatattaaaatggAAAAGCTACTCGGAAGtaatattaaatttgaaaaaaaaaaaaaaaaaaacgaagatcaattttggaatatatgaatgaatgaaaacaTTGTAGTTGTGGGGGGGAGACTTGGTCCTGAATTCTCTCTGGAAATTTCTTCTTCACCGTCTCTCAATTTCTCTGCGatttcttagaaaataaaagaaagaaaaaattcataatttggGAGAGAGGTTTTTGGTATCGGAACGAGAGAGATGGGTCAAGCTTTTCGTAAGCTGTTTGATACTTTCTTCGGCAATCAAGAAATGAGGGTAAAtttacaatctctctctcaagatcTCTATCTACGCGTGGATCATTTCCCTATTGGGATGGATCTCTCGTGCTGCTATGTATCTTATATCTGATCTTGATTTTAATTGTGCTGTctctagctttttttttatttctttgtgtACTTGAGATTTTTGTAGGCCCATCATTACTTGTTAGATGTgaatcatagaaaaaaaaaaatgccaaatttatttactaatcatatatattttgttgtaaGCTGTGGTGGCATGATTGATGGAAACAGGATTGAATTTGATatcttttttcaattttgtgatgatgatgtcatTGTCAGGTCGTTATGCTGGGGCTGGATGCTGCTGGCAAAACAACTATTCTCTATAAGCTTCATATAGGAGAAGTTTTGTCAACTGTTCCTACCATTGGTATTAGCtctctgctttttctttttttttcttgtcccCATTTCTTATAAACATTTCAGAATCTTTGTTATTGTCTTGGCTGTgtgattgttcttgttctcaTTGGATAATTAGTGGGATTTATTCCTTGTTTTTGGACACGAGCTTTGGATTAGATCTTTTGGTGTAAGGTTTTAGATTCATTCTATTTAGACTTTACAAGAGTTATGCAGTTGTTTTGCCTTAATGAGTGTCTGTAAGATTAGTGGTAATATCAGAATTTGTAGATATTTGCAATATCGAATCTCATGATAGCTTCAGATACTGTAAACGCTGCCAACTTTTGCCTAGTCAGGGACTCATGTCTCCAAATTTCTCTTGGCGTATTATTGGTTCTTGTGGCATTATTCTTTTGTATGGTCATTGTTCTGTCATTTTCCCCTTTGGTCGATTATGTTTGCTGACAATTTGAACAATGTGTTACGCAGGATTCAATGTTGAGAAAGTTCAGTACAAGAATGTGATGTTCACAGTTTGGGATGTTGGTGGCCAAGAGAAACTGAGACCTCTTTGGAGGCATTACTTCAATAATACCGATGGACttgtacgtatatatattatacttcttttttgctttttgctttCAGTCAGATACTTAACTTTCAGGTTTCCCGTCACCATGTTGGCAGATGTTATTTATGATGTTGCAGTATCATATATTATCTTCGTCCATCTTTATCGACAGTGGTAACTCTTATAACATATGCTATTGCAGATATACGTGGTGGATTCCTTAGATCGAGAGAGGATCGGGAAAGCAAAGCAAGAATTTCAGGTATACCCTTAGAATTTgcaaatgactttttttttttgtaaactactCTCTGGATAGTGCCTCAACACACTCTCTTACTTCCTCAGGAGATCATAAAAGACCCATTCATGCTAAACAGTATCATTCTGGTGTTTGCAAACAAACAGGACATGGtaatttcagtttttctttacgtctttgtttgtttctctcgtGTGTGCTTATTATTTCCTTAATTCTCACTTTCTTTTAACCCTTTGCTGGATATTAGAGAGGAGCCATGTCACCGAGAGAAGTATGCGAAGGGTTAGGATTATTTGATCTGAAGAACAGGAAATGGCACATACAAGGAACTTGTGCTCTTCGTGGAGACGGGCTCTATGAAGGCTTGGACTGGTTATCATCTACGCTTAAGGATGTTAAAGCCGCTGGATTCACATCGGTTGGCCACTCCTTTTGACTCTTCCAGGTATAAAAGAGACGACCCGAGAGCACAGTAAGCTTCAGTACAATAACTTTCAGTCTcatgatcttgatcttgatcaaATGTCTTTTCTCCTTGCAGGCGTGTTAATACTGTGCCCCATTGCCAAAGTCTTCTTCTTGgcattaaaaatgtaaacacGAAACCACAATCTCCATAGATTTTTGTTCAGGAAAGAAAATTTATCTTCTCATGGTGGCCAATATTAGACTCAGTTAAGCTACTTCTGAATTTGGATCATGCTGCCATGAGAGCTTCATTGTATGTATATTCtgttgatgaaaatttgtatcATCTAAAAATCTTccctttttgtcttttcaaaattttggtagATACTAGATAATGTATTCCTTCGATTTtatcatgttttttgtttttcttttttgcttgcATCGTTACAATTTTCGTGAGAATGTAAAGAGGGTCAGGCTCACCCGGTCTAGCAAATAAGAAAGTTGAAAATGGTGCCCTTTTGTAACTAATTCAGAGTTAACCCAAACTCTCACAAACAACTGGATTACTCTAAGTTGACAACTGAACCTTTTTTTGGTAGAAGTTGACAACTGAACCTCATGTACGAATAAGTTTTGCCTTTCTTacttataaaccaaaaaatccgCCAACACACGAAGCTACTCAAGACTAATATACTGAAAGCAAGTTTCTTCTAGTAGAACAAGCATTACATTCGGGATCAGTATTCAAAGCTGATCATGTTCAAACTCTTGACTCTCTAGGTACACGTTCAAGCCAACCGCGAATTTCCCTCCTCTGCAGATATTGAATCCGATGGTGGTTGTGCAGTAGCTACAGAATCCGATGGTGGTTGTGCAGTAGCTACAGACGATAGTTGATAGCTCACggtaaataaaccaaaacatgcccaaaaaatgatttgaaaataatagaagaaagtaacaacaaaaacagacaCTTAACTGCTTTCGCCTGGCGTCTCACTCTCACTCGTGGTCGTTATTGTTTCTGATGGTTCATCAATTGTTTCCATGTCAATAGTCATTGCGTCATCAACATCTGCTTCGTCTACCTCTGTCATTATCTCATCCTTATCGCCTCCCATTGCTTCAATTCCATTTGGTGCCCAGTTTGCAGCATCCGTTTTTGTGTCTGTGGTTGCTGCATTTGGATCCTCAGTGGTTTGTGATTGTGGGTCTTTACTGATGGCTAACATAGAAGTAACCAACAAATTCTGCAAATTTCCACAAAATTAATGAAGAATTGTGTATTTCAAGTATAAAATCACAAGGGTAAGAATTTCAAACTCATACTTTTTCTAATGCAAGAGCTAgttttgagagctttgggtAGATGGTCCTTGCAGCCAGAAGGATCtgttaaacaaaaaccaatcaaaAAGCTTTGTGGTAATGATCTCAACCAAAAGCTTATAACCTCTCAAGCAAAATAAGGTGCAGATTTTTAGAAGACACTTTAATGGCATGCTTTGACAATTACAACTTTTGCAAGAGTTACGAATTAcaattacaattacaatttaTTTCTCCTGAACTTGTAAGATGATTAGAAACTGTAAAACATGGAAAATCCtgatatatatcataaattcaagaaaataagtTTGTTTAGAAATCCATGAGGGGGAATAGCAGAGTGAAGGTATAGAGTCAACCGATTTTACCCTCTAACATTACCAAACAAGtaagttttattattaaatcatGACGGGCTAATGAGAACATGATATCTCGCCATCTCGGACATTGAAGTAAATCATGACCAACAAATGCATCTACTTACCTCACAGAGCCTCTGCAATGTAAATGGAGGGCCTTCATCATAACTAAGAAGAGCTGCAAAACAAGacaaatgaaacagaaaacCAATTAGACATACTTCAAACGGTGAAAGATTAAAGGTCTACGGGTAAACAAGAACACTCAAAAGTtgtaaatacataaataaaacaaCCTATACAACTGAACTGCAAATCCCCTGAAACAATTCTTACCGTATGCCTATTTCCCACAGTGTACAATGACAAGccattttatttcattaacaCAGGTTACTTTCTTGAAGTTTCCGAGATAGATTTTCTCAGTAGCGATTTTGAACAGATAGATTATAAATGATGAgattaaaattgattgattaagATATTAAGCCAAGCCTCATCTCACAATTTCAAACTCTTATTATCTACACAATACTTTTTGGCAATGAAAGTAACAAATGAGAAGCTATAGAGTATAGACCTTCATCCAATCGACTAACCAGCTCTAAGAAAGTTTCTCCTAGGGCTTCCTTTTGTTGTTCATCAGTCATTTTTGCCTCAGGATATTCCGAAAGAACCTTTTACAATGCACCACATAGATAGCAAAATATCGAAATAATCAGGATGGATGTGgaatggtaatatatatatattctaagcACATAGTTGGTATACCTGTACATACCTTCTTCAACCAAGACGATAGCGTTCCCTTTAGTTTCTCCCAGTCTTGCCTATAGTATCATTACAAGGTAAGATAGCAGTGAACTAGATGTAGCATAACAGAGATGAGACCCTAAAACCCAGAATTACTCAGAAAGAAACCCACGCATCATTAAAATTGAACTCTATAGAACAATACGGTAAGGATAATAAGATAGGATGCCAGTTTAAGTGCATAATCCAGCAATTGCCCCTACTCATAGCTATTCAAAAAAGTGGTATTACCAGAACTTCCCGGTAGATGCTACTGCTTCTAGTGTGATCTTTACTTCTTCCTCAGGAATATCTGCTTTCTGGTCAGCTCCACTGCAAAAGAAAGATGGATCTGTATCAGCACAGAGATGAGGTAGTGACACTTGACACCTCAACAAACTTAATCATCAGATATTTGAGATCTATGAAGCTAAAGGCCAGAACTCGTGACCGAGCAGCCgactaaaaaattattaaccTGAGTAGTGTTCTTCTGGCATTATCCTCCTCCTAAACATATAAGGAGGTCATGCG is from Camelina sativa cultivar DH55 chromosome 20, Cs, whole genome shotgun sequence and encodes:
- the LOC104769991 gene encoding UDP-glycosyltransferase 78D2, producing the protein MAISSEPTSDSHVAVLAFPFGTHAAPLLSVTRRLASASPSTVFSFFSTAQSNSSLFSDRPANIQVHDVPDGVPEGYVFAGKPQEAIELFVKSAPESFKREIAAAEKEVGRKVNCMLTDAFFWFAADMATEMNASWVAFWTAGANSLTAHLYTDLIRETIGVKEVGGRMEETLGFISGMEKIRVKDTQEGVLFGNLDSVFSNMLHQMGRALPRATAVFINSFEELDPTFTDKLSSEFKRYLNIGPLALLSSTPQKEALVNDPHGCLAWMEKRPPGSVAYISFGTVMTPPPGELAAIAEGLESSKVPFVWSLKSMVHLPKGFLDRTREQGIVVPWAPQAELLKHEATGVFVTHCGWNSVLESVSGGVPMICRPFFGDQRLNGRAVEVVWEIGMTITNGVFTKDGFEKCLDRVLVQDDAKKMKRNAKKLKELAHEAVSSKGSSSKNFRGLLDAVVNI
- the LOC104769992 gene encoding ADP-ribosylation factor 1-like 2 — translated: MGQAFRKLFDTFFGNQEMRVVMLGLDAAGKTTILYKLHIGEVLSTVPTIGFNVEKVQYKNVMFTVWDVGGQEKLRPLWRHYFNNTDGLIYVVDSLDRERIGKAKQEFQEIIKDPFMLNSIILVFANKQDMRGAMSPREVCEGLGLFDLKNRKWHIQGTCALRGDGLYEGLDWLSSTLKDVKAAGFTSVGHSF
- the LOC104769993 gene encoding serine/threonine-protein phosphatase 4 regulatory subunit 2-like, which codes for MENPSSSEPEIPSVAPPSDGVQRQDPQVLEHSGADQKADIPEEEVKITLEAVASTGKFWQDWEKLKGTLSSWLKKVLSEYPEAKMTDEQQKEALGETFLELVSRLDEALLSYDEGPPFTLQRLCEILLAARTIYPKLSKLALALEKNLLVTSMLAISKDPQSQTTEDPNAATTDTKTDAANWAPNGIEAMGGDKDEIMTEVDEADVDDAMTIDMETIDEPSETITTTSESETPGESTTAQPPSDSVATAQPPSDSISAEEGNSRLA